One Halarcobacter ebronensis genomic window carries:
- a CDS encoding tetratricopeptide repeat protein — translation MRINILAKISVILLLTISFSACEDKAVKETQTQEVKYKASLPIPKWDENLSSEMGKYATLWHTSKHDPIPATQIGYAYANKLQDYQKALEWFEYSNSMKPTADNSAYACYVLQEMKQYDKAIKWCNDSIIQESNKEALFMLGTIYEDTQKYDKAIEYYKLSANKGYVNAMNNLGFIYNEKLKDFKQAEQWYLKAVKQRNYTAFNNIALFYHEDLRDDIKASAYAIALIGNKFSYRSVINLLKKDWQIPNETIKKGYELQLTSDEFPIKYKGDLGL, via the coding sequence ATGAGAATCAATATATTAGCTAAAATATCAGTCATACTACTATTAACAATTAGTTTTAGCGCTTGTGAGGATAAAGCTGTAAAAGAAACCCAAACACAAGAAGTAAAATATAAAGCAAGTTTACCTATACCAAAATGGGATGAAAATCTTTCAAGTGAAATGGGAAAATATGCAACTTTATGGCACACATCCAAACACGACCCAATCCCAGCAACCCAAATAGGTTATGCTTATGCAAATAAACTACAAGATTATCAAAAAGCTTTAGAGTGGTTTGAATACTCAAACTCAATGAAGCCAACAGCAGATAATTCTGCTTATGCGTGTTATGTGCTTCAAGAAATGAAACAATATGATAAAGCAATAAAATGGTGTAATGACTCAATCATACAAGAAAGCAATAAAGAAGCATTATTTATGCTTGGGACTATATATGAAGATACACAAAAATATGACAAAGCAATAGAATATTATAAACTTTCAGCTAATAAAGGTTATGTAAATGCAATGAATAACTTAGGATTTATCTATAATGAAAAGTTGAAAGATTTTAAACAAGCAGAACAATGGTATTTAAAAGCAGTAAAACAAAGAAATTATACAGCTTTTAATAATATAGCTCTTTTTTATCATGAAGATTTACGAGATGATATCAAAGCTTCTGCTTATGCTATAGCTTTAATAGGAAATAAGTTTAGTTATAGATCAGTTATAAATCTATTAAAAAAAGATTGGCAAATCCCAAATGAAACAATAAAAAAAGGCTACGAACTTCAACTAACCTCAGATGAGTTTCCTATTAAATATAAAGGTGATTTAGGTTTATAA
- a CDS encoding zinc transporter ZntB yields MENGLVHAVIMDKNGGAKSITYEELFNYKEEDGILWAHFDYSSKEAIEWINDKSGIDPIAAEALLEEETRPRTTILDDNILLALRGVNLNPDSDPEDMISIRLFISPTMIISTKKRNLLSVKDIFEMLEHKKGPCSSAEFLISILDRLTCRMEGTIDGMQDRSLEIEELVIESNSYELGSKISTIRREAIAIRRYLSPQREAMFRLYHEKVTWLSEYDRIQLQEINNQLIRYIEELDSINDKIALVLDEIANKTSEQINKRMYFLSIISAIFLPLGFLTGLLGVNVGGIPGAENGSAFAIFIIILFILGTIQFYLLKKNRWI; encoded by the coding sequence ATGGAAAATGGATTAGTTCACGCAGTAATTATGGATAAGAATGGTGGTGCAAAAAGCATTACTTATGAAGAGTTATTTAACTACAAAGAAGAGGATGGTATTTTGTGGGCTCATTTTGATTACTCTAGCAAAGAGGCAATTGAGTGGATAAATGACAAAAGTGGCATTGATCCAATTGCAGCTGAAGCTTTATTGGAAGAAGAGACAAGACCTAGAACTACAATTTTAGATGACAATATCCTTTTAGCTTTGAGAGGAGTCAATCTAAATCCAGATTCAGACCCAGAAGATATGATATCAATTAGGTTATTTATTAGTCCAACAATGATTATTAGTACAAAAAAGAGAAATCTTTTATCAGTAAAAGATATATTTGAGATGCTTGAACATAAAAAAGGTCCTTGTAGCAGTGCAGAGTTTCTTATCTCTATTCTTGATAGACTAACTTGCAGAATGGAAGGAACAATTGATGGTATGCAAGATAGAAGTTTAGAGATTGAAGAGCTAGTAATCGAGTCAAATAGTTATGAATTAGGAAGTAAGATTTCAACAATAAGAAGGGAAGCAATAGCTATAAGAAGATACCTCTCTCCTCAAAGGGAAGCTATGTTTAGACTCTATCATGAAAAAGTTACTTGGCTAAGTGAGTATGATAGAATACAACTTCAAGAGATAAACAACCAATTAATAAGATATATAGAAGAACTTGATTCAATTAATGATAAAATTGCACTCGTTTTAGATGAGATTGCAAATAAAACAAGTGAACAGATAAATAAAAGAATGTATTTTTTATCTATTATTTCGGCAATATTTCTACCTTTGGGATTTTTAACAGGTCTTTTAGGGGTAAATGTAGGAGGAATACCAGGTGCTGAAAATGGTAGTGCTTTTGCTATTTTTATTATAATCCTTTTTATTTTAGGGACAATACAATTTTATTTATTGAAGAAAAACAGATGGATATGA
- a CDS encoding tetratricopeptide repeat protein, with protein sequence MKKIIFSLFVVFTTLFSLTFEEVKDIEKKYGDNDALPLYKKLAEQDDVEAMFELARIYLEGKVVKRNYFSAKQLLESASERNHDKSTYYLGKLYLLKKGPYYDPVKAYNTFVIAANNDYAPAQNMIGQFLLNGIAVDKDYILAVKLFEKASKQGYIEAQCNLAFMYASGKGVFPNFGRAHQFAKKGKEEGNKRCIKVWNDYNLEKYPEDKGWKFNFYTQP encoded by the coding sequence ATGAAAAAAATTATTTTTTCTCTTTTTGTAGTTTTTACTACTCTTTTTTCACTCACTTTTGAGGAAGTAAAAGATATAGAGAAAAAGTATGGTGACAATGATGCCTTACCACTATATAAAAAGTTAGCAGAGCAAGATGATGTTGAAGCAATGTTTGAACTTGCTAGAATTTATCTAGAAGGGAAAGTTGTAAAAAGGAATTATTTTAGTGCAAAACAACTTCTAGAGAGTGCAAGTGAAAGAAATCATGATAAATCAACTTATTATCTTGGTAAACTCTATTTATTGAAAAAAGGCCCATATTATGATCCTGTTAAAGCATATAATACCTTTGTTATTGCTGCAAATAATGATTATGCACCAGCACAAAATATGATTGGACAGTTTTTACTCAATGGAATAGCAGTAGACAAAGATTATATTCTTGCAGTTAAGCTTTTTGAAAAAGCCTCAAAACAAGGTTATATTGAAGCTCAATGTAATTTAGCTTTTATGTATGCAAGTGGAAAAGGAGTTTTCCCAAATTTTGGTAGAGCTCACCAGTTTGCCAAAAAAGGGAAAGAAGAAGGAAACAAAAGATGCATAAAAGTCTGGAATGACTATAACTTAGAGAAATATCCAGAAGATAAGGGTTGGAAATTTAATTTCTATACTCAACCCTAA
- a CDS encoding diguanylate cyclase, with translation MTHKILVSDDDIKLVAFLQERIKDRRFQFILALSLEQVIEQLENEDFFAAIVDFNVEDRCGKKLFEYILEKKIPTIVTLDELTLEAYDQITNYSIIDYVIDNNYAGKYYLADLLQGLEYFNNKKVLICYDNKSPQKLHSLVQTFHSLLFEPMLATSIKEAKSILGKEDFIKLIYIDADLKDGKGVDFCREIKENIKYKDTLIFAGAQNKTNLIQIKELRGKFYKSGVVNFISLPVDKEEFNTNLLSMMKIIKQKNRLDTYVETVDKYVLISITNLKGIIVYASDAFCKISGYSKEELIGKSHNIIRHPDMSSSLYKELWETIQLGKVWSGEIKNKKKNGEYYWVSAKVEPIYDSVGEIMGYQSIRFDITDKKLVEELSLKDSLLGIYNRRKFTEILNYQFTIWNRFKNEFSIIFIDIDDFKVVNDLYGHSVGDRVLMEFSSVVSKAIRDVDSICRWGGEEFVVICPYTDLNGAQNLAEKIRKEIEENEFDIIGEKTASFGVTTIKSGDTIESFIDRADNALYKAKTAGKNRVVTF, from the coding sequence TTGACTCATAAAATATTAGTTTCAGATGATGATATAAAACTAGTAGCATTTTTACAAGAGAGGATAAAAGATAGAAGATTTCAGTTTATTTTGGCTCTCTCTTTAGAACAAGTTATAGAACAACTAGAAAATGAGGATTTTTTTGCTGCAATAGTTGATTTTAATGTAGAAGATAGATGTGGTAAAAAACTTTTTGAATATATCCTTGAAAAAAAAATTCCTACAATTGTAACTTTAGATGAGTTGACTTTAGAGGCTTATGATCAAATTACCAACTATTCAATTATTGATTATGTAATTGATAATAATTATGCAGGAAAATATTATCTTGCAGATTTACTTCAAGGGTTAGAGTATTTTAATAATAAAAAAGTTTTAATCTGTTATGACAATAAATCCCCACAAAAGTTACACTCTTTAGTACAAACTTTCCACTCTTTGCTTTTTGAACCAATGTTAGCAACAAGTATTAAAGAGGCAAAGAGTATCTTAGGAAAAGAAGACTTTATAAAACTTATATATATTGATGCAGATTTAAAAGATGGAAAAGGGGTAGATTTTTGTCGTGAAATTAAAGAGAATATTAAATATAAAGATACTTTGATTTTTGCAGGGGCACAAAATAAGACAAATCTAATTCAAATAAAAGAATTAAGAGGTAAGTTTTATAAAAGTGGAGTTGTAAACTTTATATCTCTTCCTGTTGATAAAGAGGAGTTTAATACAAACCTTTTAAGTATGATGAAGATAATAAAACAGAAAAACAGATTAGATACTTATGTTGAGACTGTTGACAAATATGTTTTAATATCTATTACAAACCTAAAAGGGATAATTGTATATGCAAGTGATGCTTTTTGTAAAATAAGTGGATATAGCAAAGAGGAGCTTATTGGTAAATCCCATAATATTATTAGACATCCAGATATGTCATCATCTCTTTATAAAGAGTTATGGGAAACAATCCAATTAGGAAAAGTTTGGTCAGGTGAGATAAAAAACAAAAAGAAAAATGGTGAATACTATTGGGTAAGTGCAAAAGTTGAACCTATATATGATAGTGTAGGTGAAATCATGGGGTATCAATCAATTAGATTTGATATAACAGATAAGAAACTTGTTGAAGAGTTATCACTAAAAGACTCCCTTCTTGGTATTTATAATAGAAGAAAATTTACTGAGATATTAAACTATCAATTTACAATTTGGAATAGATTTAAAAATGAGTTTAGTATTATTTTTATTGATATAGATGATTTTAAAGTTGTAAATGATTTATATGGACATAGTGTTGGAGATAGAGTATTAATGGAGTTCTCTTCCGTTGTAAGTAAAGCGATTAGAGATGTTGATAGTATTTGCAGATGGGGTGGAGAAGAGTTTGTAGTAATTTGTCCATATACAGACTTAAATGGAGCACAAAACTTAGCAGAAAAGATAAGAAAAGAGATAGAAGAAAATGAATTTGATATAATAGGAGAAAAAACAGCAAGTTTTGGCGTTACTACTATAAAGAGTGGTGATACCATTGAGAGTTTTATCGATAGGGCAGACAATGCTTTATATAAAGCAAAAACAGCAGGTAAAAATAGGGTAGTTACCTTTTAA
- a CDS encoding ATP-binding protein, with amino-acid sequence MLSKEQRIKNTILILIMLILISAGFIISIYDNHLIKTHISEDMQEKNRHINKVFNLFINDMDREISQRTDKMLCKEARKEFFNQNRDALYKLVKDDYEDMIKSNSFLKIVTFRLPDGSAFLRVHKPEMYGDSLNTKRKIIIDTITTQKRQFGFELGKLRMTHRVVTPIFYNDTFVGVVEIGIEPEYIIEKMNNLFDIKSSLFVKDGNLEVSLDKNLENRSRVGNFIFARGSNIIKDNLNQIDLSKNSFRILFQNREYHINVIDLLDHKGNVAAKILVYYDLTKENEEFSSLMKKNLIAIFLVIFMLFIVLNIGLNYFLKKIDQLYLNVLKKDKMMLQQSKLASMGEMIGNIAHQWRQPLSVISTSASGLRLQNELKILDDEQLNNSVECIVNSTKYLSQTIDDFISFVKNSQDAVEFDIKENLEKNLGILKGSLKIHEVNVFLDSQNKIIKGFPNELTQVFINIVHNAKDALKSNTLNNRLVFVSTISDENSIKIIIKDNAGGIPEDIMSKIFDPYFTTKGDSDGTGLGLYMSYRIINENMGGSIKVENIEYEYEGKVHKGAQFSITLPIT; translated from the coding sequence ATGCTATCTAAAGAACAAAGAATAAAAAATACAATTCTAATCTTAATAATGTTGATATTGATTTCAGCAGGATTTATTATTAGTATTTATGATAATCATCTAATAAAAACACATATATCTGAAGATATGCAAGAAAAGAATAGACATATAAATAAAGTATTTAATCTTTTTATAAATGATATGGATAGAGAAATCTCTCAAAGAACAGATAAAATGTTATGTAAAGAGGCAAGAAAAGAGTTTTTTAATCAAAATAGAGATGCTTTGTATAAACTTGTCAAAGATGATTACGAAGATATGATAAAAAGTAATAGTTTTCTTAAAATTGTAACTTTTAGATTACCCGATGGAAGTGCTTTTTTAAGAGTTCATAAACCAGAAATGTATGGAGATAGTTTAAATACAAAAAGAAAAATTATTATAGATACAATCACCACTCAAAAACGTCAATTTGGTTTTGAACTTGGAAAACTCAGAATGACACATAGGGTTGTAACACCAATTTTTTATAATGATACCTTTGTTGGTGTTGTTGAAATTGGAATAGAACCTGAATATATAATTGAAAAAATGAATAATCTTTTTGATATAAAATCTTCACTTTTTGTAAAAGATGGTAATTTAGAAGTCTCATTAGATAAGAATTTGGAGAATAGAAGTCGTGTTGGTAACTTTATTTTTGCAAGAGGTTCAAATATTATAAAAGATAATCTAAATCAAATTGATTTATCAAAAAACAGTTTTAGAATATTGTTTCAAAATAGAGAATATCATATTAATGTAATTGATCTTTTGGATCATAAAGGAAATGTTGCAGCAAAAATATTAGTCTATTATGATTTAACCAAGGAAAATGAAGAGTTTTCCTCTTTGATGAAAAAGAATTTGATAGCTATATTTTTGGTCATCTTTATGTTGTTTATTGTTTTAAATATTGGTTTAAACTACTTTTTAAAGAAGATAGACCAACTTTATCTTAATGTCCTTAAAAAAGACAAAATGATGTTACAACAATCAAAACTTGCTTCAATGGGTGAGATGATAGGAAATATTGCCCACCAATGGAGACAACCTTTAAGTGTAATTTCAACAAGTGCAAGTGGATTGAGACTTCAAAATGAATTGAAAATTTTAGATGATGAACAGCTTAATAACTCTGTTGAGTGTATTGTAAATAGTACAAAATATCTCTCTCAAACAATTGATGATTTTATAAGTTTTGTAAAAAATAGCCAAGATGCAGTAGAGTTTGATATTAAAGAAAATTTAGAAAAGAACTTAGGAATATTAAAAGGAAGTCTTAAAATTCATGAAGTTAATGTTTTTTTAGATTCTCAAAATAAGATTATAAAAGGGTTCCCAAACGAGCTAACTCAAGTTTTTATAAATATTGTACACAATGCAAAAGATGCTCTTAAATCAAATACTCTTAACAATAGATTGGTTTTTGTTTCAACAATAAGTGATGAAAATAGTATAAAAATTATAATAAAAGACAACGCAGGTGGTATTCCTGAAGATATAATGAGTAAAATCTTTGACCCATATTTTACAACAAAAGGTGATAGTGATGGAACAGGACTAGGACTTTATATGTCTTATAGAATAATAAATGAAAATATGGGTGGTTCAATTAAAGTTGAAAATATAGAATACGAGTATGAAGGAAAAGTTCATAAAGGTGCACAGTTTTCTATAACTCTACCTATAACATAA
- a CDS encoding alanine racemase, giving the protein MAKIIINKSHYFHNLQTITNHIGDKNKIAVVLKDNAYGHGLLEIAKLANEFGIKNAVVRNVEEAKKIETLFEQILILADSNLESYSHTFHIAINGFEDIKRLPEKTNVHLKVDTGMHRNGFLLEELEEAIHGLLEKKLILTGVFTHFRSADELSCEFFWQRSVFIQAKNLVESICEKLFLPIPKFHCANSSALFRFKNYNFDMARIGIAQYGYLDTNPIFDNPELKPVMSLWANKIVTRELKKNQKVGYSGKFVADENIKISTYDVGYGDGFLRLNGDKQYYTPKGYRVLGKVSMDNISVDSIEDEICIFDDVKELAKIHNTISYEITTTLNPNLPKEVR; this is encoded by the coding sequence TTGGCAAAAATTATTATTAATAAATCACACTATTTTCACAACCTACAAACTATTACAAATCATATAGGAGATAAAAATAAAATTGCTGTAGTTTTAAAAGATAACGCTTATGGTCATGGACTTTTAGAAATTGCAAAACTAGCAAATGAGTTTGGTATAAAAAATGCTGTGGTAAGAAATGTAGAAGAGGCAAAAAAAATTGAGACACTTTTTGAACAAATCTTAATTCTCGCTGATTCTAATTTAGAGAGTTATTCACATACTTTTCACATAGCAATAAATGGTTTTGAAGATATCAAAAGGTTACCCGAAAAAACGAATGTTCATCTAAAAGTTGATACAGGAATGCATAGAAATGGTTTTTTATTAGAAGAGCTAGAAGAGGCTATTCATGGGCTTTTAGAAAAAAAACTTATTCTAACAGGCGTATTTACTCACTTTAGAAGTGCAGATGAATTATCATGTGAATTCTTTTGGCAGAGGTCAGTTTTTATACAGGCAAAAAATTTAGTAGAAAGTATATGTGAAAAACTTTTTTTACCCATTCCTAAGTTCCATTGTGCTAACTCTTCAGCCTTATTTAGATTTAAGAATTACAACTTTGACATGGCAAGAATTGGTATTGCTCAATATGGATATTTAGATACAAATCCTATCTTTGATAACCCAGAATTAAAACCAGTAATGTCTCTTTGGGCAAATAAAATTGTAACAAGAGAGCTTAAAAAGAACCAAAAAGTGGGATATAGTGGGAAATTTGTTGCAGATGAAAATATAAAAATATCTACTTATGATGTTGGATATGGAGATGGTTTTTTAAGATTAAATGGAGACAAACAGTACTATACCCCTAAAGGATACCGTGTTTTAGGTAAAGTTTCAATGGATAATATCTCAGTTGATAGTATAGAAGATGAAATTTGTATCTTTGATGACGTAAAAGAATTGGCAAAAATCCATAATACTATTAGTTATGAAATCACAACAACACTTAATCCAAATCTTCCCAAAGAGGTTCGATGA
- the mgtE gene encoding magnesium transporter, protein MEDINKINDIKNLLLNSIEEYKDGTSDIHPYDLAKELEKLRDLDDKEYEYVCKRIPSDLFAEILCEMPSYIQEEIAEVISDKKIATITSKMDSDDASELIYNISQKDEEIAQTILSKLDDEDKQIIEKLNSYDDHEAGSYMQSELFSATLDEDIGTAIKRLKSLKEEELLDNIFHVFLIDKDKKLIGAVGLEELILFDRQQHFREIPQDKLINYSCNHKSDISDAVEMFTHYNLSALAVVDEENRLLGRITHDDIHDVIQDQDTKQLYSLAGVNDDAENEESVYLIGRKRAIWLGINLVTAILASIVIGFFDTTIQSLVALAVLMPIVASMGGNAGTQTLTVTVRQMALGEISYQDAKKTINKEVIISLVNGLIFAFIIGIIAFIWFKIPLLGLVIALSMVINLLSAGFFGAVIPILLEKFEIDPAIGSTVILTTVTDVVGFFSFLGLATLILL, encoded by the coding sequence ATGGAAGATATAAACAAAATAAATGATATAAAAAATCTTTTATTAAATTCAATTGAAGAGTATAAGGATGGTACTTCTGATATTCACCCTTATGACTTGGCAAAAGAGTTAGAAAAACTTAGAGATTTAGATGACAAAGAGTATGAATATGTTTGTAAGAGAATCCCAAGTGACCTTTTTGCAGAGATTCTTTGTGAGATGCCAAGTTATATCCAAGAAGAGATTGCTGAGGTAATTAGTGATAAAAAGATTGCAACAATTACTTCAAAAATGGATAGTGATGACGCTTCTGAACTGATATATAATATTTCTCAAAAAGATGAAGAGATTGCCCAAACAATTCTCTCTAAACTTGATGATGAAGATAAACAGATAATTGAAAAATTAAACTCGTATGATGACCATGAAGCTGGTTCATATATGCAAAGTGAGCTTTTTAGTGCAACTTTAGATGAAGATATTGGAACAGCTATAAAAAGATTAAAGAGTTTAAAAGAGGAAGAGTTACTTGACAATATTTTTCATGTGTTTTTGATTGACAAAGATAAAAAACTAATAGGTGCAGTTGGTTTAGAGGAGTTGATCCTTTTTGATAGACAACAACACTTTAGAGAAATTCCTCAAGATAAACTTATAAACTACTCTTGTAATCATAAAAGTGATATTTCAGATGCCGTTGAGATGTTTACCCACTATAATTTAAGTGCATTGGCAGTTGTAGATGAAGAGAATAGATTACTTGGAAGAATTACCCACGATGATATCCATGATGTAATTCAAGATCAAGATACAAAACAGTTATATTCACTTGCAGGGGTTAATGATGATGCTGAAAATGAAGAGAGTGTATATCTAATTGGTAGAAAAAGAGCAATTTGGTTGGGAATCAATTTAGTTACCGCAATATTAGCTTCAATTGTTATTGGTTTTTTTGATACAACTATTCAATCTCTTGTTGCACTTGCAGTTTTAATGCCTATTGTTGCGTCAATGGGAGGAAATGCAGGAACTCAAACCTTGACAGTTACTGTAAGACAAATGGCTTTGGGAGAGATCTCTTATCAAGATGCAAAAAAGACAATTAATAAAGAGGTTATTATCTCTTTGGTAAATGGATTGATTTTTGCTTTTATAATAGGAATAATCGCCTTTATTTGGTTTAAAATACCTCTTTTAGGTTTAGTAATTGCTCTTTCAATGGTTATAAATCTACTTAGTGCAGGTTTTTTTGGTGCAGTTATACCAATACTTTTAGAGAAGTTTGAAATTGATCCTGCTATTGGTTCAACTGTAATTCTAACTACAGTTACTGATGTGGTTGGATTTTTTAGTTTTTTAGGTTTGGCTACTTTAATTCTTTTATAG
- a CDS encoding tetratricopeptide repeat protein, translating into MINSIKIYKFIFIILLSLFLNACNNNEKKKLENSLPIPAWDKNAENKIWFAYKEWHHAKKDPIAATNIGYAYSEKLNDYEKAIEWYKYSNSMKPLPETSNYACYAYQQLKQYKEAIKWCEDAINMGSKDALFRLGKVYELNKDYNKSLTYYKKSFEDTSDLMALSNLGSVYYDNKDYENAEIYFKKAIEKGNLESYQNIASFYHNGLKDDIKASAYAIAVINTKYTKSSVLRLLKDDWNISNETIKKGYELQLNSDDFPIKFKGDLGL; encoded by the coding sequence TTGATAAATTCTATAAAGATTTATAAATTTATTTTTATAATACTATTAAGTCTATTTTTAAATGCTTGTAATAATAATGAAAAAAAGAAACTAGAAAATTCTTTGCCTATCCCTGCATGGGATAAAAATGCTGAAAATAAAATATGGTTTGCATATAAAGAATGGCATCATGCAAAAAAAGACCCAATAGCAGCAACAAACATAGGTTATGCCTATTCAGAAAAATTAAATGACTATGAAAAAGCTATAGAATGGTACAAATACTCAAACTCTATGAAACCTCTTCCTGAAACTTCTAATTATGCCTGTTATGCTTATCAACAGCTAAAACAATATAAAGAAGCTATAAAATGGTGTGAGGATGCAATTAATATGGGAAGTAAAGATGCATTATTTAGATTAGGTAAAGTTTATGAGCTAAACAAAGATTATAATAAGTCTCTTACATATTATAAAAAATCTTTTGAAGATACAAGTGATTTAATGGCACTAAGTAATTTAGGTTCAGTTTACTATGATAATAAAGATTATGAAAATGCAGAAATATATTTTAAAAAAGCTATAGAAAAAGGAAATCTAGAATCTTATCAAAATATAGCAAGTTTTTATCACAATGGATTGAAAGACGACATAAAAGCCTCAGCCTACGCAATTGCAGTTATCAATACAAAATATACTAAATCATCCGTACTTCGTCTTTTAAAAGATGATTGGAATATTTCAAATGAAACAATAAAAAAAGGTTATGAACTTCAACTAAATTCAGATGATTTCCCTATCAAATTCAAAGGTGACTTAGGATTATGA
- the uvrC gene encoding excinuclease ABC subunit UvrC, whose protein sequence is MNLEEKLQQLPNKAGVYQYFDERGKLLYIGKAKVLKNRVKSYFKFTPKLLPADKLSPRIYKMITEVKTLEWIVVPNEHDALILENSLIKQLKPKYNILLRDDKTYPYIYINLNEDFPRLEITRRVLNDKNIKYFGPYSTGARDMLDSIYEIVPLVQKKSCIKGKEACLFYQIKKCHAPCEGKISKEEYSKLVDEALNYIYNKNKLITRLNKKMQEYSLDLKFEEAMKLRDRVKTIEKSQIQTGMDLATNENIDLFSIKVENNKGVVVRMFFRDGKLASSNHDYIKPNRDDISIDIQEVYERAIVNYYNNEIPVLPNEILISDELEDIGDIEEFIKNRFSKKIPINFPQRGKKREIINVALNNCNELLRLTNAKEATSIYKQLQELFNLGKTAYRFECFDNSHMMGQATVAAMVTWEEKFVKSDFRHYNLEAKDEYSQMRETLMRRVESFEKNPAPDMWVIDGGETLLKLAIDIRDSFGVNLDIIAIAKEKLDFKAHRAKGSAKDIIFYEKDNKVERLELLPSDKRLQFVQRLRDEAHRFAITFHKKQKRKEDTQISLLQIKGIGEAKLKKLLLYFGTFDNIKNANLEELKDVLNEKDAMLLKKYFRSLEG, encoded by the coding sequence ATGAATCTGGAAGAAAAACTACAACAATTACCAAACAAAGCAGGTGTTTACCAATACTTTGATGAGAGGGGAAAACTCCTTTATATAGGGAAAGCAAAAGTTTTAAAAAACCGAGTTAAATCTTATTTTAAATTTACCCCTAAACTCCTTCCAGCAGATAAATTAAGCCCTCGTATTTACAAAATGATAACTGAAGTAAAAACTTTGGAGTGGATTGTTGTTCCAAATGAACACGACGCACTAATTTTAGAAAACTCACTTATTAAACAGTTAAAACCAAAATACAATATCTTACTAAGAGATGATAAAACCTACCCATATATCTATATCAATCTAAATGAAGATTTTCCTAGACTTGAAATAACAAGAAGAGTTCTAAATGATAAAAATATAAAATATTTTGGTCCTTACTCAACTGGAGCTAGAGATATGCTTGATTCAATATATGAGATTGTTCCATTGGTTCAGAAAAAATCATGTATTAAAGGGAAAGAAGCTTGCCTTTTTTATCAAATAAAAAAGTGTCATGCTCCTTGTGAAGGGAAAATCTCAAAAGAGGAGTATTCAAAACTTGTAGATGAGGCACTAAATTATATCTACAATAAAAACAAGTTAATTACTAGATTAAATAAAAAGATGCAAGAGTATAGTCTTGATTTAAAATTTGAAGAGGCTATGAAACTAAGAGATAGAGTAAAAACCATAGAAAAATCTCAGATTCAAACAGGAATGGATTTGGCAACAAATGAAAATATTGATCTATTTTCAATTAAAGTTGAAAATAACAAAGGTGTTGTCGTAAGAATGTTCTTTAGGGATGGAAAACTAGCTTCAAGTAACCATGACTATATAAAACCAAATAGAGATGATATTTCAATTGATATTCAAGAGGTTTATGAAAGAGCCATTGTAAACTATTATAATAATGAAATTCCTGTTTTACCAAATGAAATTTTAATCTCAGATGAATTAGAAGATATTGGAGATATTGAAGAGTTTATAAAAAATAGATTCTCTAAAAAAATCCCTATTAATTTTCCTCAAAGAGGCAAGAAAAGAGAGATTATTAATGTTGCATTAAATAACTGCAATGAACTTCTAAGATTAACCAATGCAAAAGAGGCAACTTCTATATACAAACAATTACAAGAACTCTTTAATTTAGGTAAAACTGCATATAGATTTGAATGTTTTGATAACTCACATATGATGGGGCAAGCAACAGTTGCAGCGATGGTTACATGGGAAGAAAAATTTGTAAAAAGTGATTTTAGACACTACAATTTGGAAGCAAAAGATGAGTATTCACAAATGAGAGAGACTCTAATGAGAAGAGTTGAAAGTTTTGAAAAGAACCCTGCTCCTGATATGTGGGTAATAGATGGAGGAGAAACACTTCTAAAACTTGCAATTGATATTAGAGATTCTTTTGGTGTAAACCTGGATATTATTGCAATTGCTAAAGAGAAACTTGATTTTAAAGCACATAGAGCAAAAGGGAGTGCAAAAGATATTATTTTTTATGAAAAAGATAATAAAGTTGAAAGATTAGAACTTCTTCCAAGTGATAAAAGACTTCAATTTGTACAAAGACTAAGAGACGAAGCCCATAGATTTGCTATAACTTTCCATAAGAAACAAAAAAGAAAAGAGGATACTCAAATCTCTCTTTTACAGATAAAAGGTATAGGGGAAGCAAAACTAAAAAAACTGCTTTTATACTTTGGAACCTTTGATAATATTAAAAATGCAAATTTAGAAGAATTGAAAGATGTTCTAAACGAAAAAGATGCTATGCTTTTAAAAAAATATTTCAGATCTCTTGAAGGTTAA